A single window of uncultured Pseudodesulfovibrio sp. DNA harbors:
- a CDS encoding HD domain-containing phosphohydrolase, with protein sequence MAIKENMLGVKEVDCSDGISTEDYNQIDPNILDCFPRQQYPVNLFHWKEDIRVLSPVYVAGRDLDRHLRGKVRELSEKGLLFFSRNQIEQYTECVACNLDTALEDPNLTWEEKAGLFINELNRRQGALYTHHLAGHLEDLQRAVESLCVYLIQNPQRIARLVKDVHADLSIERRRINASIIALAIYVELNKGDMTLELLETIALGFLLYDIGMSRLSPLMLGKPQQLTTSERRTMREHPNAGVELLTKLNLTRQEIVEPVIQHHERLNGTGYPNKLKGESIGQLGRIAAVADSYCAMITDCAYRTCIPPINAAAELVTNERKYDQVICRTLVRFLQTVQK encoded by the coding sequence ATGGCAATCAAAGAGAATATGCTGGGCGTCAAGGAAGTTGATTGTTCAGACGGTATAAGTACTGAAGATTATAATCAGATAGATCCAAATATTTTAGATTGTTTTCCTCGGCAGCAGTATCCTGTGAATCTTTTCCATTGGAAGGAAGATATTCGGGTTTTGTCGCCTGTGTATGTTGCTGGGCGAGACCTCGATCGCCATTTACGCGGCAAAGTCAGAGAATTGAGCGAAAAGGGTTTACTGTTTTTTTCTCGTAATCAAATCGAACAATATACTGAATGTGTTGCTTGTAATCTTGATACTGCTCTTGAAGATCCAAATTTGACTTGGGAAGAGAAAGCCGGGCTCTTTATTAATGAATTAAATCGTCGGCAGGGGGCACTCTATACCCACCATTTGGCAGGGCATCTTGAAGATTTACAACGCGCTGTCGAGTCTCTTTGTGTTTATTTGATTCAGAATCCGCAACGTATTGCTCGATTAGTCAAGGATGTGCATGCAGATCTTTCCATAGAAAGACGGCGTATTAATGCGTCAATCATTGCTTTAGCCATATATGTGGAATTGAATAAGGGGGATATGACGCTTGAGCTTTTGGAAACAATAGCGCTAGGTTTCCTATTATATGATATTGGTATGTCGCGCCTTTCTCCATTGATGCTTGGAAAACCCCAACAACTTACCACTTCCGAACGGCGAACTATGCGAGAGCACCCTAATGCCGGGGTGGAACTTTTGACAAAGTTGAATTTGACGCGGCAGGAGATTGTCGAACCTGTCATTCAGCATCATGAACGACTCAATGGCACCGGTTATCCCAATAAATTGAAAGGCGAGAGTATTGGCCAGTTGGGGCGAATCGCCGCTGTGGCTGACTCCTATTGTGCCATGATTACGGATTGTGCCTATCGCACTTGCATCCCACCGATTAATGCTGCTGCTGAACTTGTCACTAACGAACGGAAGTACGATCAAGTTATTTGTCGTACGCTTGTTCGATTTTTACAGACAGTCCAGAAATAG
- a CDS encoding class I SAM-dependent methyltransferase, with amino-acid sequence MITFKDTTIGALEFTVRWEHNNIQHEEWFLGRKFNPVNDVFPRGMRESLEGKGVGDSVTITYEPRMCIPRHKESMVQTFDLDRLRPKTIQGESIVPREGRFYPQGHINGLLDVYPDTLTPFRLTQIDDETFTADRNHPLSTIPVTITATIQYMEERGTGTYGSLTHWREKICDWGPGMQATHDDEPTDFFHPAFFDRKATEDTPFSPPPVDVTAKQNLENAYARFIKPDMRVLDFSMGTERPQGKFDAAICTFSVEYMHRPVDIIRYVSHFLEPGAPIVIGFSNTFDESNVIQGWKEMHEFERMGLVLEYLRFTKLDNEAGTLSFRNDWRQKDDPLFRETKGVSDPIYVVYGHKAK; translated from the coding sequence ATGATCACATTCAAAGATACAACCATCGGCGCACTAGAATTTACTGTCCGGTGGGAACATAACAACATTCAACACGAAGAATGGTTCCTTGGCCGGAAATTTAATCCGGTCAATGACGTTTTTCCTCGTGGTATGCGTGAATCTCTGGAAGGAAAAGGTGTCGGAGACTCGGTAACAATCACCTACGAACCACGCATGTGTATTCCGCGACACAAGGAAAGCATGGTTCAAACCTTCGACTTGGACCGTTTGCGGCCCAAGACCATACAGGGAGAGTCCATTGTTCCCCGTGAAGGAAGATTCTACCCCCAAGGACATATCAACGGTCTGCTGGATGTTTATCCAGACACCCTCACCCCTTTTCGCCTGACACAAATAGATGATGAGACTTTTACAGCTGATCGTAATCACCCTTTATCAACTATCCCTGTCACCATAACAGCTACCATTCAATACATGGAAGAACGCGGGACTGGTACGTATGGTTCTCTTACTCACTGGCGCGAAAAAATATGTGATTGGGGTCCAGGCATGCAGGCAACGCATGATGACGAGCCGACAGATTTTTTCCATCCGGCGTTCTTTGATCGAAAAGCTACAGAGGATACCCCCTTCAGCCCACCTCCTGTGGATGTCACAGCGAAACAAAATCTTGAAAATGCTTACGCCCGCTTCATCAAACCAGATATGCGCGTCCTCGATTTCTCCATGGGTACAGAGCGTCCCCAAGGCAAATTTGACGCAGCAATCTGCACTTTCTCTGTCGAATACATGCACAGGCCAGTAGATATCATCCGGTATGTCAGCCACTTTTTGGAACCCGGCGCCCCCATTGTCATAGGATTCTCAAACACGTTCGACGAGTCCAACGTCATTCAAGGTTGGAAAGAAATGCATGAATTCGAGCGCATGGGGCTGGTCTTGGAATACCTACGCTTTACCAAACTCGACAATGAAGCAGGAACCCTCTCATTCCGTAACGACTGGCGACAGAAGGATGATCCCCTCTTCAGGGAAACCAAAGGAGTCAGTGACCCGATCTATGTCGTCTATGGACACAAAGCGAAATAA